A genomic stretch from Falco naumanni isolate bFalNau1 chromosome 6, bFalNau1.pat, whole genome shotgun sequence includes:
- the ZBTB24 gene encoding zinc finger and BTB domain-containing protein 24: MAEMAPDASEKLVVIHSKAHKDTILANFEEQRKKNFLCDITLIVENVQFRAHKALLAASSEYFSMMFVDEGEIGQSIYMLEGMVADTFGALLEFIYTGCLRASEKSTEQILATAQLLKVTDLVWACTDYQASRSPSNVLPAPSNSGASVAVIGSDKKNGDPPKRKRGRPRKVRNVQEEESGANSAEDVQLRENNSMQNKQNFMKRDSAPEETVASEQAPVGKDAEENEPACGSEAAVSLSAEKDENYDPKSEGIQSTQSRYSKRRIRRSIKLKDYKLLGDEDEKGLAKRTDGKRKRAGSEARCKDCGKVFKYNHFLAIHQRSHTGERPFKCSECGKGFSQKHSLQVHERMHTGERPYTCTVCNKALTTKHSLLEHMSLHTGQKAFTCDQCGKYFSQKRQLKSHYRVHTGRSLPECNQCRRKFMDAAQLKKHLRTHTGEKPFTCEICGKSFTAKSSLQTHIRIHRGEKPYSCGICGKSFSDSSAKRRHCILHTGKKPFSCPECSLQFARLDNLKSHLKIHSKEKQFQEASAAPGPNTNSEEVRNILQLQQYQLATSGGQEIQLLVTDAVHNINFMPGHNQGISIVTAESAPAMTTEQAANLTLLAQPPQQLQNLLLSAQQEQAEQMQSINMIANQIETAQPEQMHVITLSKEALEHLHAHQGQNEEIQLAGSSHPAQQVQLTQESSQQSHSSQDTVPSHQISEEQNQSVPVSESHQQSLSVNESSREHPIQGQAF; encoded by the exons atggCAGAAATGGCTCCTGATGCTTCTGAGAAACTGGTCGTCATCCACTCCAAAGCTCACAAAGATACCATTCTAGCTAATTTtgaggaacaaaggaaaaagaattttctttgtgaCATTACTCTAATAGTGGAGAATGTGCAGTTCAGAGCCCATAAAGCTTTGCTTGCTGCCAGCAGTGAGTACTTCTCAATGATGTTTGTAGATGAGGGTGAAATAGGCCAATCAATTTACATGTTGGAGGGAATGGTTGCAGACACCTTTGGAGCGCTGTTGGAATTTATCTACACTGGTTGCCTCCGGGCCAGtgaaaaaagcacagaacaaatTCTGGCtactgcacagctgctgaaagTGACTGACCTGGTGTGGGCCTGTACAGACTACCAGGCCAGCCGTAGCCCAAGTAATGTGTTACCAGCTCCATCTAACAGTGGAGCCTCTGTAGCTGTTATTGGAAGCGACAAGAAGAACGGAGATCCACCAAAGCGAAAACGAGGGCGACCAAGGAAAGTCAGGAATGTCCAAGAGGAAGAATCAGGAGCAAATTCTGCCGAAGATGTGCAGCTGAGAGAGAACAACTCCatgcaaaataagcaaaattttatgaaaagagACAGTGCACCAGAAGAAACAGTTGCCAGCGAACAGGCTCCAGTTGggaaagatgcagaagaaaatgaacctGCTTGTGGCTCAGAAGCTGCCGTCAGTCTCTCAGctgagaaagatgaaaattatgATCCCAAATCTGAAGGAATACAGAGCACTCAGAGCCGTTACAGCAAACGTAGGATAAGGAGATCAATCAAACTCAAAGACTATAAACTTCTTGGTGATGAGGATGAAAAAGGACTGGCAAAGAGAactgatggaaaaagaaaacgtGCAGGTTCTGAAGCTCGCTGTAAAGACTGTGgcaaagtatttaaatataatcaCTTCTTAGCTATTCATCAGCGAAGTCATACAG GGGAGCGTCCTTTTAAGTGCAGTGAGTGTGGCAAAGGCTTTTCCCAGAAGCATTCTCTTCAAGTCCACGAGCGGATGCACACTGGAGAGCGGCCATACACGTGCACCGTCTGCAATAAGGCTCTGACAACAAAGCATTCTCTTCTGGAGCATATGAGCCTACATACAG GGCAGAAGGCTTTTACATGTGATCAGTGTGGGAAATACTTCAGCCAAAAGAGACAGCTCAAGAGCCACTATCGAGTACACACAG GCCGTTCACTGCCGGAATGTAACCAGTGTCGTCGCAAATTCATGGATGCAGCTCAGTTAAAGAAACATCTAAGGACACATACAG gTGAGAAGCCCTTCACTTGTGAAATTTGTGGCAAATCTTTTACAGCTAAAAGTTCTCTTCAGACTCACATTAGAATTCACAG aggagaaaagccATATTCTTGTGGTATATGTGGAAAATCCTTCTCTGATTCCAGTGCAAAGAGAAGACACTGTATCTTACACACAGGCAAAAAGCCTTTCTCCTGCCCAGAATGTAGTTTGCAGTTTGCTCGTCTGGACAACCTGAAGtctcatttgaaaattcatagcaaggaaaagcagtttCAGGAAGCCAGTGCTGCCCCAGGCCCCAACACTAATTCAGAAGAAGTGAGAAAcattctccagctgcagcagtatCAACTTGCCACCTCTGGAGGGCAGGAAATTCAGCTACTGGTTACAGATGCAGTACACAATATAAACTTCATGCCTGGTCATAATCAAGGCATTAGTATTGTTACTGCAGAAAGTGCCCCAGCTATGACCACAGAGCAGGCTGCGAACCTGACGCTGCTTGCTCAGCCACCGCAGCAGCTGCAAAACTTGTTGCTTTCAGCTCAGCAGGAGCAAGCGGAACAAATGCAAAGTATCAATATGATTGCGAACCAAATAGAGACTGCCCAGCCTGAACAAATGCATGTCATCACTCTTTCCAAGGAAGCGCTAGAACACCTCCATGCTCATCAAGgacaaaatgaagaaatccAGTTAGCGGGATCTTCCCATCCAGCTCAGCAGGTGCAGCTGACTCAGGAATCAAGTCAACAGTCTCACTCTAGCCAAGATACAGTTCCTTCCCATCAAATCAGTGAAGAACAGAATCAAAGTGTACCTGTTTCTGAATCCCATCAGCAGTCTCTGTCAGTAAATGAGTCATCTCGTGAGCACCCTATTCAAGGACAGGCTTTCTGA
- the PPIL6 gene encoding probable inactive peptidyl-prolyl cis-trans isomerase-like 6 has protein sequence MGPRQVTVVGLLRDPTFHVAKCAAEALKLKFPSKFADPVIQPLVEFAWCEYLQEKKKELRGEVWAYASSVMCFVDGQLLGDEKELLKWSHREWDYHDFKPEALYQAIAEDFYRKHLKNSQHVFVYLEIAIEEQPVGRLLFELFSDACPRTCENFRALCAGGAKSRCDGRELTYKNSLFHRLVKNGWIQGGDIITGKGDRGESIYGPTFEDESFSICHKGRGILGMANKGRHSNGSQFYITLQPAPYLDKKYVAFGQLIEGTEVLQRLEAVPTYKERPTVACRIMNCGTLEP, from the exons ATGGGCCCGCGGCAGGTGACAGTGGTGGGGCTGCTCCGAGACCCGACTTTCCACGTGGCCAAGTGCGCAGCAGAG GCTCTGAAGCTGAAGTTTCCAAGCAAGTTTGCAGATCCTGTAATACAGCCTTTAGTAGAATTTGCATGGTGTGAATatttacaggagaaaaagaag GAGCTGAGAGGTGAGGTGTGGGCGTATGCCTCCTCCGTGATGTGCTTTGTTGACGGCCAGCTGCTGGGGGATGAGAAGGAGCTGCTCAAGTGGTCTCACCGTGAGTGGGACTATCATGACTTTAAGCCTGAAGCACTTTACCAAGCAATTGCTGAGGACTTCTACAggaaacatctgaaaaacagcCAG CATGTGTTCGTGTACCTGGAGATAGCCATTGAGGAGCAGCCCGTCGGGAGGCTGCTCTTTGAG CTCTTTTCAGACGCATGTCCCAGGACCTGTGAGAATTTCCGCGCTCTGTGTGCTGGAGGAGCAAAGTCCCGCTGTGACGGCCGAGAGCTCACCTACAAAAACTCCCTTTTCCATCGCCTAGTGAAAAACGGATGGATCCAAGGAGGAG ACATCATAACTGGAAAGGGAGACAGAGGAGAGTCAATTTATGGTCCCACCTTTGAAG ATGAAAGCTTCTCCATCTGTCACAAGGGAAGAGGAATCCTCGGGATGGCCAACAAGGGCCGCCACAGCAATGGCTCGCAGTTCTACATCACCCTCCAGCCAGCTCCCTACCTGGACAAAAAATATGTGGCTTTTGG GCAATTGATCGAGGGCACGGAGGTACTCCAGAGACTGGAAGCCGTACCTACATATAAGGAAAGGCCTACAGTAGCCTGCAGGATTATGAACTGTGGGACCTTGGAGCCATGA